Proteins from a genomic interval of Orbaceae bacterium lpD02:
- the hypC gene encoding HypC/HybG/HupF family hydrogenase formation chaperone, with product MCIGIPCQIVSIDNHAPNIAIAEVNGIGRQIDISLVANSNNPITVGQWVLVHVGFAMSILDEDEAKHTLSILNAMQEEEPDVSVLFIGKE from the coding sequence GTGTGTATAGGGATCCCTTGCCAGATTGTGAGCATCGATAATCATGCACCTAACATTGCAATTGCAGAAGTGAACGGTATTGGCCGTCAGATTGATATTTCACTAGTTGCCAATAGCAATAACCCCATCACAGTCGGTCAATGGGTTTTAGTGCATGTTGGTTTTGCGATGAGCATATTAGATGAAGATGAAGCAAAACACACATTATCTATCCTTAATGCTATGCAAGAAGAAGAGCCTGATGTTAGTGTGTTATTCATAGGGAAGGAGTAA
- a CDS encoding DUF1439 domain-containing protein, with amino-acid sequence MMRLKQLSLFMALLLLAGLLSACQQIGQYSLSEQALNSALQKKLAEYSQSIDASNMLKMKLDFNKLNLNIGQQQANQVAANGTAQLSIQTPLATENVSIKLHLNALPEINKQQDAIYLKQVEIADYQIDSRLGSISSGMLLPYLNQALQLYFEHNPIYQLDQSNQLERLAFKSVSNIRVEQGKLVFSML; translated from the coding sequence ATGATGCGATTGAAACAATTATCACTATTTATGGCACTACTTTTACTAGCTGGGCTGCTTTCAGCCTGCCAGCAAATTGGTCAATATAGTTTATCTGAACAGGCGCTAAACAGTGCCTTACAAAAAAAACTAGCTGAATATAGCCAGAGTATTGATGCAAGTAATATGCTTAAAATGAAGTTAGATTTTAATAAACTTAACTTAAATATTGGTCAGCAACAAGCAAATCAAGTTGCAGCAAACGGTACTGCACAATTGTCGATTCAAACCCCATTGGCGACCGAAAACGTTAGCATCAAATTGCATCTGAATGCACTGCCAGAAATAAACAAACAACAAGATGCCATTTATTTAAAACAAGTTGAAATAGCCGATTATCAAATCGATTCTCGTCTCGGTTCTATCAGTTCTGGTATGTTGCTGCCATACCTTAATCAAGCATTACAGCTATATTTTGAACATAATCCTATATATCAATTAGATCAGAGTAATCAACTTGAACGTCTGGCATTCAAAAGCGTATCAAATATCAGAGTAGAGCAAGGAAAACTAGTTTTTTCTATGTTATAA
- the hypF gene encoding carbamoyltransferase HypF yields the protein MAIDNGIAIRIKGKVQGVGFRPFVWQLAKRYRLIGHVYNDTSGVLIRLWHDKNIDQFLQALTDELPTLARIDEIDCNHYHWQCQPETFTIMASQLDVIDTLIVPDAATCHKCLLELEDPKDRRFHYPFTNCTHCGPRFTIINSIPYDRANTSMHGFKLCEKCQKEYNDPADRRFHAQPTACPICGPKIWCANAEGVSLAQEEAALDLVINFLRQGKIVAIKNLGGFHLVCDAQRASAVNLLRKRKNRPHQPFAVMIPNIDWLEVCADPSANFTAIKHALTSIAAPIVLLQAKQDIPIDQAVFPDLNDIGLMLAANPLQHLLAKKYARPLVMTSANANDQPPVLDNQKALTELAGLADYWLLHDRTIVQRADDSVIRHHPQGIEIIRRSRGYVPDTLALPSVFKNTPPILALGADLKNTFCLINKQKALVSQHLGDLTSINAIKQWQEAVAKWLDLYQPSLSYIVADAHPSYVSHQYANQLGQQLNIPVITTLHHHAHLVSCLAEHNYPLDDPQVIGLVLDGLGYGKNGELWGGECVLFDYRQCHKLGGLPATPMPGGDLAAHQPWRNLLAHCLNFAPQKIPQLSSITSIDRNTLSLVMRGIKRQINSPLASSAGRLFDAVACALGIAPEKVSWEGEAASKLEAIASNYTGEIIPALTMPVDESMTLDLAYFWQQWFNCNNSITAKAYTFHHALARGMADLAKIASQRYKSRIIVVSGGVLQNKLLRKLLLQYLADYTVYLPNNLPCNDGGISFGQAIIAAATLNVGPITSRLDTDEIS from the coding sequence ATGGCAATTGATAATGGTATTGCGATCCGCATAAAAGGCAAGGTTCAAGGGGTTGGCTTTCGTCCCTTTGTTTGGCAATTAGCTAAACGCTATCGTTTAATTGGCCACGTTTATAATGATACCTCTGGCGTTTTAATCAGGCTTTGGCACGATAAAAATATCGACCAGTTTTTGCAAGCCTTAACCGACGAATTACCCACACTAGCCAGAATCGATGAAATCGACTGTAATCATTATCACTGGCAATGCCAGCCAGAGACTTTTACCATCATGGCTAGCCAACTGGATGTCATCGACACATTAATTGTACCCGATGCCGCAACTTGCCATAAATGCTTGCTGGAGCTAGAAGATCCAAAAGATAGGCGCTTTCACTATCCTTTTACTAATTGCACCCATTGTGGCCCACGGTTTACGATTATTAACAGTATTCCATACGATAGAGCCAATACTTCAATGCACGGCTTTAAACTATGTGAAAAATGCCAAAAAGAGTACAACGATCCCGCGGATCGTCGCTTTCATGCTCAGCCAACCGCTTGCCCTATTTGTGGTCCCAAAATATGGTGCGCAAATGCCGAAGGAGTATCGCTTGCTCAAGAAGAGGCGGCTTTAGATTTAGTTATTAACTTTTTACGGCAAGGCAAAATAGTAGCCATAAAAAACCTCGGAGGCTTTCATCTGGTGTGCGATGCTCAGCGAGCAAGCGCGGTTAATTTACTGCGTAAACGAAAAAACCGCCCGCATCAACCTTTTGCGGTGATGATCCCAAATATTGATTGGTTAGAGGTGTGCGCAGATCCTTCGGCCAATTTCACGGCCATTAAACACGCTTTAACCAGTATAGCGGCACCAATTGTGTTACTTCAAGCAAAGCAAGATATCCCTATTGATCAGGCTGTTTTTCCTGATCTTAATGACATTGGTTTAATGCTAGCCGCTAATCCCTTACAGCATTTACTTGCCAAAAAATACGCACGACCGCTAGTGATGACATCGGCAAATGCCAACGATCAACCTCCAGTTTTAGATAACCAAAAAGCGTTGACTGAATTAGCTGGATTAGCAGATTATTGGCTTTTGCATGATCGGACGATTGTTCAGCGGGCTGATGATTCAGTTATTCGCCATCATCCACAAGGTATTGAAATAATTAGGCGTTCTAGAGGTTACGTGCCCGATACATTAGCATTACCGAGCGTATTCAAAAATACGCCGCCAATATTAGCTTTAGGAGCCGATCTTAAAAATACATTCTGTCTCATCAATAAACAAAAAGCATTGGTCAGCCAACATTTAGGTGATCTCACTTCAATTAATGCAATAAAACAGTGGCAAGAGGCCGTTGCAAAATGGCTCGACTTATATCAACCATCCTTAAGCTACATTGTAGCAGATGCCCATCCAAGTTATGTTAGCCATCAATACGCCAACCAACTCGGTCAACAATTGAATATTCCCGTTATAACAACACTACACCATCATGCACATCTGGTCTCATGTTTAGCTGAGCATAACTATCCACTTGATGATCCACAAGTCATCGGTTTAGTCCTTGATGGGTTAGGCTATGGTAAAAATGGTGAACTATGGGGGGGAGAATGCGTACTATTTGACTATCGACAATGTCATAAATTAGGCGGGTTGCCTGCTACCCCAATGCCTGGCGGAGATTTAGCCGCTCATCAACCTTGGCGAAACTTATTAGCTCACTGTCTTAACTTCGCGCCCCAAAAAATACCGCAATTAAGTAGCATCACTAGTATTGACCGCAATACTCTATCTTTAGTGATGCGGGGCATCAAACGGCAAATTAATAGCCCTCTTGCTTCATCAGCAGGGAGACTATTTGATGCTGTCGCCTGCGCATTAGGTATAGCTCCCGAAAAAGTGAGCTGGGAAGGAGAAGCGGCATCTAAACTTGAAGCCATCGCCAGCAATTACACAGGTGAAATCATTCCTGCATTAACGATGCCGGTAGATGAAAGTATGACCTTAGATTTAGCTTATTTTTGGCAACAGTGGTTTAATTGTAATAATAGTATAACGGCTAAGGCATACACATTTCACCACGCACTAGCAAGGGGAATGGCTGATTTAGCCAAAATAGCCAGCCAACGATATAAAAGTCGCATTATCGTGGTTAGTGGGGGTGTGTTACAAAATAAATTATTACGTAAGTTGCTATTACAATATTTAGCAGATTATACGGTTTATCTGCCGAATAATTTACCCTGTAATGATGGAGGGATCTCATTTGGTCAAGCGATTATTGCTGCCGCTACACTAAATGTAGGACCAATAACCAGTAGGTTGGATACTGATGAAATAAGCTGA
- the gss gene encoding bifunctional glutathionylspermidine amidase/synthase codes for MPVDITEQNEPFGTLLGYAPGGVAIYSSDYSSVNKDDYPDDASFRSYIGHEYMGYKWQCVEFARRFLYLNYGVVFTDVGMAHEIFSLRILRHVVDEELLPLQAFANGGKKEPIAGALLVWQEAGIFKRTGHVAIITEVLADKVRIVEQNVLHTHLPAGQQWTRELPLTYISGGYQLHDTFTDTVILGWMIQTADPTDSLEQPTTPLELRPIHQRQIPNNGQFAGKWLNENDPLEQAYVMASGHNVNHDNPYQYFTLSESAQQELIRATNELHLMYLHATDRVLKDDKLLRTFNVPEMLWPRIRLSWKMRRYQMITGRLDFCMDERGLKVYEYNADSASCHTETGIILQKWAAQGGLTAGTNPGDGLIDVLTEAWKHSDAKPFVHIMQDNDSEENYHALFMQKALTQAGFESKILHGLDDLHWDRRGQLVDTDNRSINCVWKTWAWETVIEQLQQDGETQFFAPPIRTGHPDNQVRLIDVLLRPEVNVFEPLWTVIPSNKAILPVLWSLFPNHRYLLEATFELNDSLIEKGYAIKPIGGRRGDNIELINHDEQVLGKTAGKFAQQENIYQQLWCLPKVANKYVQVCTFTVGGHYGGTCLRSDPSLVIKGESDMEPLRVLNDDEFIK; via the coding sequence ATGCCGGTAGATATAACTGAACAAAATGAGCCATTTGGTACTTTGCTAGGCTATGCGCCGGGCGGTGTTGCTATCTACTCTTCTGATTATAGCTCAGTAAATAAAGACGATTATCCTGATGATGCTTCTTTTCGTAGCTATATCGGTCATGAATATATGGGGTATAAGTGGCAATGCGTTGAATTTGCAAGACGATTTTTATACCTTAATTATGGCGTCGTATTTACCGATGTAGGCATGGCGCATGAAATTTTTTCGCTACGTATTTTACGTCACGTGGTTGATGAAGAGTTATTGCCTTTACAAGCGTTCGCAAATGGGGGAAAAAAAGAGCCTATAGCTGGCGCGTTATTAGTTTGGCAGGAAGCGGGGATCTTTAAACGAACCGGTCATGTCGCAATTATAACTGAAGTTTTAGCTGATAAAGTTCGGATTGTTGAACAAAATGTCTTACATACACATTTACCGGCCGGCCAGCAGTGGACGAGGGAGTTACCATTAACCTATATTAGTGGAGGGTATCAATTGCATGATACTTTTACGGATACGGTTATTTTAGGATGGATGATACAAACCGCTGATCCCACTGATAGTTTAGAGCAGCCAACAACACCGTTAGAGCTTAGACCTATTCATCAACGTCAAATACCGAATAATGGTCAATTTGCTGGTAAATGGCTTAACGAAAACGATCCGTTAGAGCAAGCTTACGTTATGGCTAGTGGTCATAATGTGAACCACGATAATCCTTATCAATATTTCACTCTCTCTGAGAGCGCGCAACAAGAGCTTATTCGGGCGACAAATGAGTTGCATCTGATGTACTTGCATGCAACTGACCGGGTATTAAAAGATGATAAATTACTACGCACTTTTAACGTACCAGAAATGCTGTGGCCACGAATCCGCCTATCGTGGAAGATGCGTCGCTATCAGATGATTACAGGCCGATTAGATTTTTGTATGGATGAACGAGGATTAAAAGTGTATGAATACAATGCTGATTCAGCATCTTGCCATACCGAAACGGGCATTATTTTACAAAAATGGGCCGCACAAGGCGGGCTAACTGCCGGAACTAACCCTGGTGATGGATTGATTGATGTGTTAACTGAAGCGTGGAAACATAGTGATGCCAAACCTTTTGTCCATATTATGCAAGATAATGATAGTGAAGAAAATTATCACGCTTTATTTATGCAAAAAGCACTCACGCAAGCCGGTTTTGAGAGTAAAATTTTGCATGGCTTAGATGATTTGCACTGGGATCGGCGGGGCCAATTAGTTGATACTGACAATAGAAGTATCAACTGTGTTTGGAAGACTTGGGCATGGGAGACAGTGATAGAGCAATTGCAGCAAGATGGTGAAACACAATTTTTTGCGCCACCAATCAGGACAGGGCATCCTGACAACCAAGTGCGTTTAATTGATGTTTTATTACGACCTGAGGTTAATGTATTTGAGCCTTTATGGACAGTTATTCCCAGTAATAAAGCCATTTTACCGGTACTTTGGTCATTATTCCCTAATCACCGTTATTTATTGGAAGCAACCTTTGAGTTAAATGACAGTTTGATTGAAAAAGGTTATGCGATTAAACCGATTGGTGGTCGCCGCGGTGATAATATCGAGTTAATCAATCATGATGAACAAGTCTTAGGTAAAACAGCAGGCAAATTTGCTCAGCAAGAGAATATTTATCAACAGCTTTGGTGTTTACCAAAGGTTGCTAATAAATATGTGCAGGTTTGTACCTTCACTGTCGGTGGGCATTATGGTGGAACGTGTCTACGCTCTGATCCATCGTTAGTGATAAAAGGTGAGAGTGATATGGAGCCATTGCGTGTGCTTAATGATGATGAATTTATTAAGTAA
- the hypE gene encoding hydrogenase expression/formation protein HypE encodes MLKTISLAHGGGGLASTQLIEQVFMRAFNNPFLQTHEDQAKIALTELTQLGNRLAFSTDSYVIDPIFFPGGDIGKLAVCGTVNDLAVGGAIPLYLSCGFIIEEGLPLDTLQNIVNSMAQTAKDAGVTIITGDTKVVPHGAADKIFINTAGIGTIPTHVNWGMTHIKKGDKIIVSGTVGDHGATILNIREKLGLIGALSSDCAPLYQLIRQLHAIEGVRALRDATRGGVNAVLHEFMQGSGLGMQIKESELPLQPTVRGLCELLGLDPLNFANEGKVVIVVSPDCEQRVLQLLHSHPLGINACVIGEVVAKKQVTLQGLYGIERLLDLPHNEPLPRIC; translated from the coding sequence ATGCTAAAAACAATTTCGCTTGCTCATGGCGGTGGCGGCCTCGCCTCAACACAATTGATTGAGCAGGTTTTTATGCGGGCTTTTAATAATCCGTTCTTACAAACACATGAAGATCAGGCCAAAATAGCGCTAACCGAATTAACTCAATTAGGTAATCGTTTAGCCTTTAGTACGGATAGCTACGTTATCGATCCGATTTTTTTTCCTGGTGGCGATATTGGCAAGTTAGCGGTATGCGGGACGGTTAATGATCTCGCTGTCGGCGGCGCAATTCCACTTTATTTATCGTGCGGGTTTATTATCGAGGAAGGGTTACCACTTGATACCTTGCAAAATATTGTTAATAGCATGGCGCAAACCGCCAAAGATGCAGGTGTAACAATCATAACCGGCGATACCAAAGTCGTTCCTCACGGCGCGGCAGATAAAATATTTATTAATACCGCCGGAATTGGCACGATCCCTACTCACGTTAATTGGGGTATGACTCATATCAAAAAAGGCGACAAGATTATTGTTAGCGGCACCGTTGGTGATCATGGTGCCACCATTTTAAACATAAGGGAAAAGCTCGGCCTAATTGGTGCCCTGTCAAGTGACTGCGCACCACTTTACCAGTTAATCCGTCAGCTACATGCAATTGAAGGTGTACGAGCATTAAGAGATGCAACTCGAGGAGGCGTAAATGCGGTATTGCATGAATTTATGCAGGGTAGTGGCTTAGGGATGCAAATCAAAGAAAGCGAGCTACCTTTGCAGCCTACAGTAAGAGGACTATGTGAATTATTAGGTTTAGATCCACTTAATTTCGCCAATGAAGGTAAAGTGGTTATCGTTGTCTCGCCTGACTGTGAGCAACGAGTACTACAACTACTACATAGCCATCCACTCGGTATTAATGCTTGCGTAATCGGTGAAGTTGTTGCCAAAAAACAGGTTACCTTGCAAGGACTCTATGGTATTGAACGGTTATTAGATTTACCACATAACGAACCATTACCCCGTATTTGTTAA
- the proC gene encoding pyrroline-5-carboxylate reductase, which yields MKQIGIIGVGHLGSALISGLLKSQYLEPNNLFISGGASNKAQKLAQQLDCHFCADNSELASKVDILILAVIPQILPNVLEQVKLSIKADTIIISVASSFTLEQFYQHLPPHTPIVRAIPNIPSSVCQGMTAITPSAQVKSAQLELVKQLFLAIGKIILIEEKKLEISGTVAGCSPAYVALFTEALADAGVLAGLSRDEAYLLSKQAVLGAASVLLEQDMLPAQLKDSVSSPGGTTIRGIAQLEKFGLRNAVIEAVKASAKVKD from the coding sequence ATGAAACAGATTGGAATAATTGGCGTTGGCCATTTAGGTTCAGCACTAATCAGCGGTTTGTTAAAAAGCCAATACCTTGAACCTAACAACTTATTCATCAGTGGAGGGGCAAGTAATAAAGCCCAAAAACTTGCACAGCAATTGGATTGCCATTTTTGCGCAGATAATAGTGAATTGGCTAGCAAGGTTGATATTCTAATCTTAGCCGTTATTCCCCAAATACTGCCCAACGTACTCGAACAAGTGAAATTGTCTATCAAAGCAGATACAATTATCATTTCTGTCGCATCATCGTTTACCTTAGAGCAATTCTATCAACACTTACCGCCGCACACGCCAATTGTACGTGCTATTCCAAATATTCCAAGTTCGGTATGCCAAGGTATGACGGCAATTACCCCATCAGCACAAGTTAAATCAGCACAACTTGAGCTGGTAAAACAGCTATTTCTTGCCATTGGTAAAATTATCCTAATAGAAGAAAAAAAACTAGAGATTAGTGGCACGGTTGCAGGATGCTCACCGGCTTATGTTGCACTATTTACTGAAGCCTTAGCCGATGCTGGCGTACTGGCTGGTTTATCCCGTGATGAAGCATATTTGCTTAGCAAGCAAGCTGTTTTAGGCGCCGCAAGTGTACTTTTAGAGCAAGATATGTTACCTGCACAACTTAAAGATAGTGTTAGTTCGCCAGGAGGAACCACTATTCGCGGCATAGCACAACTAGAAAAATTTGGCTTACGCAATGCCGTTATTGAAGCCGTTAAAGCTTCCGCTAAGGTTAAGGATTAA
- the hypB gene encoding hydrogenase nickel incorporation protein HypB, protein MCVTCGCDSGPQSDDVTNKDINKNKPYIIEHHYHHQGDVHHHYHYYESDSKIRLNKQHEHEHEHEHEHEHEHDTANANKASRLIAIEQHVLAKNDHVAQHNAQHFSEHNILTLNLMSSPGSGKTTLLTETLNRIKTKTDCFVIEGDQQTNNDAQRISATGIAVIQVNTGKGCHLDAEMVHKALHELAPTNNSILFIENVGNLVCPASFNLGEKNRVVVISVTEGDDKPLKYPHMFVAADLMIINKIDLLPYVDFDIDACIANAKQINSNLTTISLSCKTGEGLREWLAWLEAQQCV, encoded by the coding sequence ATGTGTGTTACTTGTGGCTGTGATTCAGGACCTCAATCCGATGATGTTACTAATAAAGATATCAATAAAAATAAACCTTATATAATCGAGCATCACTACCACCATCAAGGCGATGTTCATCATCATTATCACTATTATGAGAGTGACAGCAAAATTAGACTCAACAAGCAACATGAACATGAACATGAACATGAACATGAACATGAACATGAACACGATACAGCAAATGCGAATAAAGCCTCACGGTTAATTGCCATAGAGCAGCATGTTTTAGCCAAAAATGATCATGTCGCGCAACACAATGCCCAACACTTTAGTGAACATAATATTCTTACGTTAAATCTTATGTCTAGCCCCGGTTCTGGCAAAACAACCCTACTCACCGAAACATTAAACCGCATTAAAACCAAAACGGACTGTTTTGTTATCGAAGGTGATCAACAAACCAATAATGATGCACAAAGAATTAGCGCGACAGGTATTGCCGTTATCCAAGTCAATACGGGTAAAGGTTGTCATTTGGATGCAGAGATGGTACATAAAGCCTTGCATGAGCTAGCGCCGACAAATAATAGTATTTTATTTATTGAGAATGTGGGTAATTTAGTCTGCCCGGCAAGCTTTAACTTAGGTGAAAAAAACAGAGTTGTCGTCATTTCAGTAACCGAAGGCGATGATAAACCGCTTAAATATCCTCATATGTTTGTTGCTGCCGATTTAATGATTATCAACAAAATCGATCTGCTGCCTTATGTTGATTTTGACATTGACGCCTGCATTGCGAATGCAAAGCAAATTAATTCCAACTTAACGACCATTAGCTTGTCATGTAAAACAGGTGAAGGCCTCCGTGAGTGGTTAGCTTGGTTGGAGGCACAACAGTGTGTATAG
- the hypA gene encoding hydrogenase maturation nickel metallochaperone HypA, which produces MHELTLCYQTYEMVEQKAKAIGAKRINAIWLEIGALSCVEIEAINFCFELVCKDTMAENCKIHIHQQPAKAWCDDCQQKINIDNVFIPECNLCGNGNIIVDADDKVWVKKIQVD; this is translated from the coding sequence ATGCATGAGCTTACCCTATGCTACCAAACTTATGAAATGGTAGAGCAAAAAGCTAAAGCAATCGGGGCAAAACGAATTAATGCCATCTGGTTAGAAATTGGCGCACTTTCATGTGTTGAGATTGAGGCGATTAATTTTTGTTTTGAGCTCGTCTGTAAAGATACAATGGCTGAAAACTGTAAAATACATATCCATCAGCAACCCGCTAAAGCTTGGTGTGATGACTGCCAACAAAAAATAAATATTGATAATGTATTTATCCCCGAATGTAATTTATGCGGTAACGGTAATATTATTGTCGATGCAGACGATAAAGTATGGGTAAAAAAAATCCAAGTTGACTGA
- the hypD gene encoding hydrogenase formation protein HypD has product MQFIDEFRDPNAVKLLLNKINALVKQTQFTQDSPLNIMEVCGGHTHAIFKFGLDRLLPPEINFIHGPGCPVCVLPMGRIDTCIDIAKLPDVIFCTFGDAMRVPGQQGSLLATRGQGYDIRIIYSPLDALTLAKRNPQKQIVLFGLGFETTMPGIALTIQQAKQQQLTNFSLLCQHISIIPTLKALLTLPNIKIDAFLGPGHLSMIIGVKPYQFISENYAKPVVISGFEPVDMLQSVVMILMQLIRQQYLVENQYRRIVADQGNLLAQAVIKQVFTLQGNDEWRGLGEILGSGVRLSKEYQEFDAELRFNTKHYSHQDDPNARCGDVLTGRSKPINCPLFGKKCTPQSAYGALMVSSEGACAAYYQYRQGDLIC; this is encoded by the coding sequence ATGCAGTTTATTGATGAATTTAGAGATCCTAATGCAGTCAAATTACTATTAAATAAAATTAATGCATTAGTTAAACAAACTCAGTTTACCCAAGATTCACCGCTCAATATTATGGAAGTGTGTGGCGGCCATACTCACGCTATTTTCAAGTTTGGCCTAGACAGATTATTACCGCCTGAAATCAATTTTATACATGGACCGGGTTGCCCTGTTTGCGTACTGCCAATGGGACGGATTGACACTTGCATTGATATTGCCAAGCTGCCCGATGTCATATTTTGTACATTCGGTGATGCAATGCGAGTTCCCGGTCAGCAAGGTTCGTTACTCGCGACGAGGGGACAAGGCTACGATATTCGGATTATTTACTCTCCTCTTGATGCCTTAACGTTAGCAAAACGTAATCCCCAAAAGCAGATCGTTCTCTTTGGGTTAGGTTTTGAGACAACAATGCCAGGGATTGCTTTAACCATACAGCAAGCCAAGCAACAACAGCTAACTAATTTTAGCTTATTGTGCCAACACATCTCCATTATACCAACATTAAAAGCCCTATTAACATTACCAAATATCAAAATTGATGCCTTTTTAGGGCCAGGCCATCTTAGTATGATAATTGGCGTTAAACCTTATCAATTCATCAGTGAAAATTATGCTAAGCCGGTAGTCATCAGTGGGTTCGAACCGGTTGACATGTTGCAAAGTGTGGTGATGATTTTAATGCAATTGATAAGGCAGCAATACTTGGTAGAAAACCAATATCGACGAATTGTTGCTGACCAAGGTAATTTGCTTGCACAAGCCGTAATCAAACAAGTGTTTACCCTACAAGGTAATGATGAATGGCGTGGGCTGGGTGAAATATTAGGTTCTGGCGTTCGTTTGAGTAAAGAGTATCAAGAATTTGATGCTGAATTGCGTTTTAATACTAAACACTACTCGCATCAAGATGATCCTAACGCCCGTTGTGGGGACGTGTTAACGGGCCGTAGCAAACCGATTAATTGTCCTCTTTTCGGTAAAAAATGTACGCCTCAGTCGGCCTATGGCGCTTTAATGGTGTCATCCGAAGGAGCCTGCGCAGCTTACTATCAATATCGACAAGGTGACCTTATATGCTAA